One window of the Natrinema sp. CBA1119 genome contains the following:
- a CDS encoding TetR/AcrR family transcriptional regulator — MTDETIDDIMEATYRALCTHGYADLTMQDIAAESTKSKGTLHYHFEGKQDLLESFLAFLLNRFEERTETIPGETPAERLHEFLEELLTPADEGSAEEFRTAILEIKAQAPYNEVFREKLSAFDRALQARIATLVADGLEAGEFRADIDPDETADFLVTLFHGAQTRAAAVDRPPERTRQYVHEYIDETLRPDEATERDTATTDVDGEAGE; from the coding sequence ATGACGGACGAGACGATCGACGATATTATGGAGGCGACGTATCGAGCGCTCTGTACGCACGGCTACGCGGATCTGACGATGCAGGATATCGCCGCGGAATCGACCAAAAGCAAGGGGACGCTCCACTATCACTTCGAGGGCAAGCAGGACCTCCTCGAGTCGTTTCTGGCGTTTCTCCTGAACCGGTTCGAGGAGCGAACCGAGACGATTCCGGGCGAGACGCCGGCCGAACGTCTCCACGAATTTCTCGAGGAATTGTTGACGCCGGCGGACGAGGGCTCCGCCGAGGAGTTTCGGACGGCGATCCTCGAAATCAAGGCGCAAGCGCCGTACAACGAGGTTTTCCGGGAGAAACTGAGTGCGTTCGACCGCGCGCTTCAAGCGCGCATCGCGACCCTCGTCGCGGACGGCCTCGAGGCGGGGGAGTTCCGTGCGGATATCGATCCGGACGAGACGGCCGACTTTCTCGTCACGCTGTTTCACGGCGCACAGACGCGAGCGGCCGCGGTCGATCGGCCGCCCGAACGGACGCGCCAGTACGTCCACGAGTACATCGACGAGACCCTGCGGCCGGACGAGGCGACCGAGCGAGACACGGCGACGACTGACGTGGACGGGGAGGCCGGCGAATGA
- a CDS encoding MATE family efflux transporter, whose amino-acid sequence MSLIDRLVGWLSRRLDRLSGLFKGRDEFDLTSGDIAGPLFYLSLPIIVTNLLQTAYNLIDTFWLGQYSTEALAAISFAFPMVFLLISVGMGLSVAGSVLVAQHIGADEESEAEYAASQTVALSLLGAVVLGLVGYVFVDGLLGLLGASPDVLPLATDYMEVISLGMPFMFGFFVFIALMRGYGDTITPMLVMLGSVLLNVILDPFLIFGWGPFPELGIEGAAIATVFSRALALVVGLVIMFRGTRGVRIRLRQMRPDLSFATKLVRIGFPASIEGMGRALSINLLLVIVGLFPTYVVAAYGIGTRVFSVIFLPAIAVARGVETMTGQNVGADKPERAEAAANFAAKTMFVILGALGVVAWLGARPITAVFTDDPAVIEVGVTFLRYVAPSFGFIGVMRAYNGSFRGTGKTLTAAAIVLVTYAVIRLPIAYVLSQTTMEYRGIWLAFAASNAVGAGLAYGWYRRGTWRDADVTDGPPAPGLGDNLEVGETDASTND is encoded by the coding sequence ATGAGCCTCATCGATCGCCTCGTGGGCTGGCTCTCGCGCCGTCTCGATCGACTCTCCGGACTGTTCAAGGGCCGCGACGAGTTCGATCTGACCTCGGGCGATATCGCTGGTCCGCTGTTCTACCTCTCGCTGCCGATCATCGTGACGAATCTGTTGCAGACGGCCTACAACCTCATCGACACGTTCTGGCTCGGTCAGTATAGCACCGAAGCGCTCGCGGCCATCAGCTTCGCGTTCCCGATGGTCTTCCTGCTTATCTCGGTCGGCATGGGGCTGTCCGTCGCCGGGAGCGTGCTCGTCGCCCAGCACATCGGCGCAGATGAGGAGAGCGAGGCGGAGTACGCCGCCTCGCAGACCGTCGCCCTGTCGTTGCTCGGTGCGGTGGTCTTGGGTCTGGTCGGCTACGTCTTTGTCGACGGACTCCTCGGACTCCTCGGCGCGTCGCCGGACGTGTTGCCGCTAGCGACCGACTACATGGAGGTCATCTCGCTCGGGATGCCCTTCATGTTCGGATTCTTCGTCTTCATCGCGCTGATGCGGGGCTATGGCGACACGATCACGCCGATGCTGGTGATGCTCGGCTCCGTTCTCCTCAACGTCATCCTCGACCCGTTCCTGATCTTCGGCTGGGGGCCGTTCCCCGAACTCGGCATCGAGGGGGCGGCGATCGCCACGGTCTTCTCCCGCGCCCTCGCGCTCGTCGTCGGGCTGGTGATCATGTTCCGCGGGACGCGAGGCGTCCGGATTCGGCTCCGCCAGATGCGTCCGGACCTCTCGTTTGCCACGAAACTCGTTCGAATCGGGTTTCCGGCGTCGATCGAGGGCATGGGCAGAGCCCTGTCGATCAATCTCCTGCTGGTGATCGTCGGCCTGTTCCCAACCTACGTCGTCGCGGCCTACGGCATCGGTACCCGCGTGTTCTCGGTCATCTTCCTGCCGGCGATCGCAGTCGCCCGCGGCGTCGAGACGATGACCGGACAGAACGTCGGTGCCGACAAACCGGAACGCGCGGAAGCGGCCGCCAACTTCGCCGCCAAAACCATGTTCGTTATCCTCGGCGCGCTCGGCGTCGTGGCGTGGCTCGGCGCACGGCCCATCACCGCCGTGTTCACCGACGATCCCGCGGTCATCGAGGTCGGCGTCACGTTCCTCCGGTACGTCGCGCCCTCGTTCGGCTTCATCGGCGTGATGCGAGCCTACAACGGAAGCTTCCGCGGCACCGGGAAGACACTCACCGCCGCGGCGATCGTTCTCGTGACCTACGCAGTCATCCGACTCCCGATCGCCTACGTCCTCTCGCAAACGACGATGGAGTACCGCGGAATCTGGCTCGCGTTCGCCGCCTCGAACGCCGTCGGTGCCGGCCTCGCCTACGGCTGGTACCGCAGAGGGACCT
- a CDS encoding DUF1918 domain-containing protein gives MSFEEDDRVVLHDEHSEFDGETGTVSQTMESMFGDVTYTISFDDGQEAGVPEDDLEAADDADEETDADEE, from the coding sequence ATGAGCTTCGAGGAAGACGACCGCGTGGTCCTCCACGACGAGCACAGCGAGTTCGACGGCGAAACCGGCACCGTCTCCCAGACGATGGAGTCGATGTTCGGCGACGTCACCTACACCATCAGCTTCGACGACGGCCAGGAAGCCGGCGTCCCCGAAGACGACCTCGAGGCGGCCGACGACGCCGACGAGGAGACGGACGCAGACGAAGAATAA
- a CDS encoding RNA-binding protein: protein MPQIPLHYVDLRTFCYATEDEKRVEEALRTFLPDDDEPFEIERAESEGHYGDRILVLSARVEKADDVRHVLSRLADLESFDELIDELDERVTENTELFLRLDKQAAFAGDVRLGEGITFRGKVEAYPAKKEQAVENAEDVLERLREQE, encoded by the coding sequence ATGCCACAAATCCCGCTTCACTACGTCGATTTACGGACGTTTTGCTACGCTACCGAGGATGAGAAACGCGTCGAAGAGGCCCTCCGAACGTTCCTTCCCGACGACGACGAGCCGTTCGAGATCGAACGCGCCGAGAGCGAGGGCCACTACGGCGACCGCATCCTCGTCCTCTCGGCACGCGTGGAGAAGGCAGACGACGTCCGCCATGTCCTTTCGCGGCTGGCCGACCTCGAGTCCTTTGACGAGCTGATCGACGAACTCGACGAGCGGGTCACCGAGAACACCGAACTGTTTCTCCGACTCGACAAGCAAGCGGCCTTCGCGGGCGATGTCCGCCTCGGAGAGGGGATCACCTTCCGCGGAAAGGTCGAGGCCTACCCGGCGAAGAAGGAACAGGCCGTCGAAAACGCCGAAGATGTCCTCGAGCGGCTGCGCGAGCAGGAATAA